ACAATTAGTAATTATTGTATTATTTATTGCTTTATATTAATATTTTTTTGATGTATAATAATAAAACACATAAACTGTGTATAGTTATTGTATATTAAAATTAAAATATGGTTAAAAATTAATGAATAATAATGATTTATTTCGTGAGTTATGTAACGCTGCTAAAAATGGAAATGTAGAAAGTATAAAGCAGCTTCTAGCACAAGATAATGCTGTTAATGCTATCAATTTAAAAGATAATAATGATCAAACTCCTTTACATTTTGTCACTAAGCATCGCTTTATAAAAATTACTGCTCCTCTTAATTGCAAAGAATACTGGAGTAGTTATGATAATCTTGACAAAGGATTTGTAGATGTAGCAAAGCTTCTATTGAATGCAGGAGCAAATCCAAATAAACAAGATGATAATGGTCAAACTCCTTTACATTTAGCTATTGAATGGCACTATTTACCTGCGAAGTTGGTAATGTCAGCCAGAGATGAAGTAGATATCCCGTGTCGCTCAACAGATTTGATAAATGTATTATGTGAGAGTAATTGTATTAATTTTGGTTTAAAGAATGTAGATGGTCGTACCGCTGTAGATCTAGCATTTCTTAAATCTGATAAGCATTGTGAAAATGATGATGGGATTGCAGAGTACTTACAAGAGAAAAGGCTATTATGGAGGGAAGGGCAAATAAAGGTCGCAAATAACTCGCTGGTAATAATAGCGGAAAATAAGGAGCAGATATTAAAATTAAAACCCGATTCAGCAAAAACCGATGCTGATAAATTTTTGGAAAAGTGGCGTGAGTTACCTATCAACATAACTGAGCAGATATTAGACACATTGGATGATGATGATTTTGGAGCATTTCAACAGCTTAACGAAGAACGTAAAGTACCGTTGGGAGAGGACAGTATTCATGAAATGATTTAAGATTTGACGACATCTATTTTTAGTTGCTTTGTTTTGATTTGTTATGTTCTTAGATTTGTAGTAACTAGTATTATCACAAATAAGATAATAACTATAGTTGAAGCATTTCAGCAATCTTTGATTGTGTCATGCTTCTCTTCTTTGAGTAAACTTCATTTTAGATAGATATAAAAATAATGCAATAATGAATCCATTAGCAATAATGCTAATTATGGGGCTACTTAATTACTTATCGATAGAATTAGCTACTGCTAACTCTTTGCCAACAGGGTTTTTATGGTACAATGATAAACATGGTCATGAGCTTGATGACTCTACTTCTAAATTGATGCGGAGAGCTCATGACCATAGAATCGAGGAATTAAAGGAGCAATTTAATCGAGCTCAGCGTATAGCGCTTGATAATCCAACGCTCGAAAATGTAATTACAGCCCAAAGATTGCAGAAGCAAATCATGGAGAAGGCGCATAAGTTTGCTACTATGTGGCAATTAGCTACTCTACTTGATTATCAACTGATTAATGCTCATGAGCCATCTAATAGCTTACATAGAAAGCTATATCAAGAAAAATCAGAGCAGAAAAACGACTTAAAACTCAAAAACATTGCTAAAAACTGGGGCTTGATTCTGCAAGTTAAAGAAGATTGCTTGCTCTGTAAGGCCTTTATGCCTCTATTGTTCAGGGCTTTGCTAATAAATATGCATTTCAGTTGCTAGCTGTCAGTAAGAATAATGAGTTGCTAAATAAACTAAACCCTAAGCATATTGTACCTGTGTTATATCTAGTAGCTAGCGATGGTAAAAAAATATATTCAGTAGCTAGAAGCATAATCTCTGAGAATAAAATTATCGACAATATTCTAGCAATAGATAGATATTATCATAAATTGGAGACTAGATGAGCATCAGAATTAGAGTTTATGTTATTGCAGCATTATTTTCGCTACAAGCTCCAGTGTCACTGGCTTGGAATATCGAAAACGTATTTCAAGGAATGAGTGTTAATGTTACTAGATCTGGATCATATCAAGATCAAGCGGCTGGATATTATGCAGCTGGCGGATTATCTGCCAGAACAAGCCAAACATCATTTCAGCCATTTGCTATAACTCCACCATCTTTAAACATGAGCTGTAGCGGTATTGACGCCTATCTTGGTAGCTTCTCTGTTATTTCTGGAGAAGAATTAGTTCAACTAATGAAAAACATTGGTTCTCAAGCTAAAGTTTATGCATTTTCATTAGGATTAAAAACATTTGCTCCACAGATCGAAAATGCTCTTAAGGACTTGCGTAATCTAGCAATGGAGATGAATCAATTTGCCAAAGGAGATTGTGAATTAACAAAAGCATTATTTGCTACAGCTTTACCAAAGAACTGGGCTATGAGAGAAGCTGTTTGCCGTGATATACAGTCACAAAGCGGGTTTGATTATTTTGCCGCTGGTAAAAAATGTCGTAATTATTTAGATCAAAAACAAGCTCTACGACAAGCACAAAACAAGGATTCAGAGTTAATGCTTGATGATTATAACATCTTCACTAAAGCAGCAGCAAAGGTTGGAATACCATCAAATATGCATGATTCAATCATGTCTATGACTGGCACTATCGTGGTTACAAACAATAATGTACACTTTTATGACTCATTAGCTCAGGATGAAAAAAGTTGGATTAGTCATTTAAAAGGCGGAGAATCAGCCTCGATTTACAGTTGTGATAATGTTAGTTGCTTGCATTCAGCGCTTGCAACGAAATATCACAATATTACCAGAGCAGTCTTATGCAGGTAAAGCTAAACAACAATTGAAGAATCTAAAAATTAAATTTGATCATAATACTGAATTTAGTGACCCTGAAATAGCCTTTTTATCTTCGATTGGAGATATATTTCCGATTTATGATTATATCATATTAGAATATATTTCTGGAGTCACAATTTTAGATAGCTCATCAGAATTAATAGCTAGCTATACATTAGTTCAGCATTTAAAGGAAGTAATCACCGAAATACGTAGAGCCGTTACTTCACTAGGTGCTAAGCAAGTTTCGAATGAACATTTAGAAAGATATTTGAAGGAATTGAATCGGGTACAACTTTTTGCAAATGAGAAATGGACTAGCCTACAAACAGATGCAAGTCGAATAGATAAAAGGGCTAGATTAATAGAGCAGCATTTAATAGCGAAGGAGAAAAGTTAATGGATTACGTAATATACACATTTGGTGGTGGAGATCTGTTATGGCATGTGTTTAACGGCATAGGCAGAGTCTTTGCTTCAAATAGCGAATACTTCACTCCAGTAGGCCACTTAGCCTTGACTATTGGCGGCATATGGGCTGCTACTAGGGCTATTTTTAGAGGAAATATCGGCATCTTTGCTATGGAATGGTTTTTTCCGTCGATATTTATTTTTACTCTGTTATTTGCTCCCAAATCTACTGTTTGGCTGAAGGATGAGGTATCAATGAGTGCGCCAGTAAAAGTTGATAATATTCCGATAGGTATTGCAATGTTTGCTTCTCTTTCCTCGCAAACGAGTTACTTTGTGTCCAAAATGTTGGAAAATCATCTTTTACCGGCTTATGAAGGACTATCGAGCAGAAAAACTGGTATTATGTTTGGAGCTAAGGCTGTAGCTAAGATTCGAGATGTGCAAATACATGATCCAGTAACTTTAACTAATACTAAGGAATTTCTTAGACAATGCTTTATGAAGCCTTACATCATAGGTAATATTCTAGGCAAAAAAGCAGCTGCTCAACAAACTAATGACATTATAGGATTTATCGAGCAGAATATACCTAATAATTTCGGTATTTATTATCGTGAGCCTAGTAATTTAGGTATTAGTTTCAAGACATGCAGACAAGCTACTCCATTGATTAAAGCAGCAATTCATAAAGAATTAAATGAAGGGCTTCTAACAAAGTTCGCAGCAGCGATTGGAGTTCAATCTGATCAGTCAAGCATGTTAAGTCAAAGACTAAAAGTCATGACTGGCGACACACTAAAATATTTACAGAGAGAGCAACAAGACATTCATGAATGGATGAAGCAAGCTATGCTACTTAATGCTAATCGTGAGTCATATGATGACTGGCGTGAGAAGTTTTCATTATCACGAATTTATCCTAATCTGGTGAGTATGCATGCAATCAGAGGGCTCTTTCAACAATCATTTTCGTATCTAGTCGCTGGGGAAATGGCTGCTCACATGATGCCTATTTTACAATCTGTTTTTTTTGCATTAGTAGTTTCAATGATCTTTATTGTATTTCCAATGGGCTTACTGCCTGGTGGTTACAACATACTCAAAACATGGATTCTATTAATAATATGGGTCAGCAGCTGGCCAGTATTTTTTACAATAATCCATTGTCTAGGAATGATCAGCTTATCCAGTAAATCTGGAGCTTTCGGTAGTGATTATGGTCTGAATATGCTATCGCAAGGAAGCTTTGCAGAGATGATTTTATATAGCTATGCGACGTTTCAAATGCTTGCATCATCAATACCAATGCTTTCTTGGTCAGTGATAAAAGCTTGCGCTCATGCTACAGCTAACTTAGCCAGCCAGTTCTCTCCTATACAAGTTGCTAGCAGCTTAGGAAGTAATATAGTCGACAATAACTTGAGTATGGATAATTACAGCATAGGCAATAGAACTATTTCTCAACAAAACCTAGCTCCTTCATTACATATGGCTGCTATTATCAATGATGGTAGTATAAAAGTCACTACAACGGATGATGGTCGACAAATTATAAATAAAAACGTAGATTTATTATTAGATAACTACCGCTCTTCTGCACTGCTACAATCTGGATATCAAAACCAGTTTGTGCGTTCACAGAGCAATCTTGATTCACTGACAAAAAAAGAGTCCAATCTTATTTCAACAGGAAACTCCATTACCATGGAAATAGCCGACAGGATAACTCATGATGAAGCTCTGTATATAGGTCTAACTGAGAGTGAATACCAAGCTCTGCAGAAGGTTGGTTCTAGTAGCATTGCTACTACTGAGTATACAGGTACTAGCCACAGTAAAAGTAGTAGTACTAGTACTAGTGCTGGAGGTGGGGTGTGGTGATTTAATACTAAATATCATTGCAGAACATGAAACAATGTTAAAAAGGTTAACAGAATTGAAGAATTTTACTGGAGTAAAAGAGTATGAGCAAAAACTACAGATATTGAAAAAATACTCTTGAGATAGATGAATTTTCAAAATCAAGGAAATTTCACCAGGGGCTCGCAGTTATTTGCCCATAAGTTAAGAATGTTTGGGCAAGGTAGTACCAACGTTTTTATAATTGGATTAGGATTATCGATATTCTGGATTATATGTCGATTATATCAAAAAGTTTTTCTGAGCAGCTTGTATTATTTTGCAATTGAAAGATATGTGCAGCTTAAGCTAGCAATTGGTGAGCATTTTTATGATATCGATCAAATAGGCATTAAGTTTTATAGTTTAAGGTTTAAAAAATGGATGCACCTCAATGCTCAAGACTTTTTGCATGAGTTTTATACAGGCAAACATGGATTTAAAATACAGCAATTATGGGAATTCTTAATCAATTCAGCATTGTTAGAAGGATTAATTGTTTTTACTATTGGTGTGATAATCTCAATTGTTTTCTTTACTGCTCAAGGCAAAAACACGATTATTAAGGCCAAAATTAGAGGTGCTGATTTTGTAGAGTGCAAATGCCCTATCTAAAATGCTAAAAAGCGCTAAAAAGGCCTCGAAAATCCGTTTTGGAGGCTTGCCATTAGTAAAGAATAGTGAAAGACTACATATTCTTATTACTGGAACAACAGGTACTGGTAAAACTAATATGCTTAATGAACTGCTGCCACAAATTCGATTACACAAAGATCGAGCAATCATTGTAGACACAACTGGAGCTTTTACTGATAGATTTTTTGATCCTAAATGTGATAAACTGCTTAATCCTTTAGAAAAAAATAGTGAACAATGGTTGCCTTGGAATGATTGTTTTGAAGCAGCTGATTTTCATGATATAGCTAGTAGTTTTAGTAATTATACTCCTAAACTTGATGACTTTTTTGCTAAAAATGCTGAATTAGTCTTGTCTGAAGCGTTGAAGCTATATAAGGATGATAAAGATATCATAAAACTAATTCATACAATCATTTACTCTGATAATAGACAATTTGCAAAAGCTTTTAGAAACACTGCTGTATCAGGTATTATAAGTGAAAGCGCGCTCGAAACTTCTGCAGGAATTCAGTCTACGCTTGGAAAGAATATTACTTCGCTACAATATTTAAAGCCTGGAGGTAGTTTTAGCATAAAAGAATGGTTTAGTAATTCAAATGAAACTAGCTGGCTATTTATCACAGCTAACCCAAATCAAAGAGCTACTTTATGCCCACTTATTTCAGCCTGGATAAGCATAGCTATCAAGGCTTTGATGTGTAGAAATCCTAATCATGATAACAAAAACATGTGGTTTATACTTGATGAACTTCCAGCTCTACAAAAAGTTTCGTCTTTACCAGTTGCTTTAGCTGAAAGTAGAAAGTATGGAGGCTGCTTTGTTGCTGGATTGCAGAACATTCATCAATTAGAAGCAATATATGGGGCTGCTGAATGTGATTCTATGCTGGATTTGTTTAATAGTAAATTTATTTTTCGAGTTAGCGATCAGGTTACAGCCTATAAATCAGCATTAACACTAGGTGAGCAAGAGATAATTGAAACTCAAGAGAACTTGTCATATGGATCAAATACTATGCGAGATGGGGTAAATATGAATAATGTTGAGCGTAAAAAGATTTTAGTTATGCCATCTGAAATTATGAACCTACCAGACCTTACATGTTATGTAAAGCTTGCCGGTAACTTTCCTATCACAAAACTAACTATGCAGCTACAAAACTTAAATACAGCTTTTGTTTGTGAATATAAATTGCTCAAAAAACTTAAGTTAGTAGAGTATTAATTCGAAAAATTAATACTCTATGTTATTTTTTAAATTAATCACTTCTTCTTTTGACAATCCGGTATTTTCAGAAATAAATTCAACTGAAAAGCCAGCTTTTAATAAGTTCCTTGCAAGCTCTTGTTTAGCCTTTACTTCACCAATCTCTATGCCTTCAGCTCTGCCTTCAGCTCTGCCTTCAGCTCTGCCTTTAGCTATGCCTTTAGCTATGCCTTTAGTTTCACCAATCTCTATACCTTCATCAATATATTTTGCAGCAATAGTTCTCATAATATTACTTTTTTCTTCTTCAGATAAATACTTAGCCAGAACCTGCTCTAATTCTGGTTGCTGACTCTCTAGTAATTTAGTATCAGTATACCATAAAAATGATCTTAGGTAAACATAACCTTTTTCTTTATCAAGTATTAAAACATGTTTGAACTTTATTAGAAAGTCTTCCCAAAGCTTTAACATATCTCGTTGATGAATGTGCTTTAGCATATATTCGAGCATTCCGATATGCTTTTTCCTAACAATTTCATCATTCGACATACTTTGCAAATCAACTAATTGATAGTCGGAGGTCATTAATTGCTTAGCTATCATTGAATCGGTAAATAAATCCCACAAATTCCTAGGTGCGTTGTAGACCTCTTTGCCGTTGTAGATCACTAAATTATACACTAATGGTAATTTAGTTTTTTCTTTCTTATGCCTTTCGCACAATAACAATGTGTATCTCCATAACCGCAGAGCTGTCCAATAATCGACGGTTGATTGAGCTTCGATTAATATATAAATAAAAGCATTGCCATGTTTTTTGGTGGCAACTCTATAGACAATATCGCTGTATTTTTTCTTTAACGATTCTTCTATATAACTCTCTTGCTCTACTTTTATTTGTGATAAATCTATTAAACTCTTGAAATCGCTTGGTAAATAATACTCTAGAAATTCTTGTGCAGCAACTGGATCGCTCATGATTGTCTTTGCCAATGAATCATGCTTTAATTGTTTTGTCATATTTTTTCACTCTATAGTTTTTTAAATAAAAAATGCTGTGTCATACTCTGCCTAGTGTTTCGGACATAATCCTGATTGTATATTAGTTTGTATTGATTCAATTTTTTCATTAAGTTTTCTTATTTCAGGGCTGATAATATTTCTAACAGCATATAATCCTTGAGTTTTTAATACATTATTGAAGTCATTTTTGACTGTGCAGACTACTGCTTCCTTATCCTCCAGAACTTTTTCTGCTTTTTCAGTATTTACGTCATTTTTAACTGCTAGAATGATCTTTTCTTTTGGGCCAGGATTATAGTTTTGCAAATTTTCGGCTTCAATTGCACATAAGATTTTTCCTTCAACTCCAGCTTGTTGAATGGTTAACGCTGTTTCAATATCCTTTGTAATGATTGTTACAGGTGAGTATTTTGAATTCTGTTGAGCAATTTCAGCAAATGAGCCACTAATTGTACCAACAGATTTTTCAGCTACATCAGCTTTATTACATGTTTTTGAATTCAGAACTAATATCTTAGCTCCAGTAATTTCGCCTGTTTCATTTTTAACAAAAATAGTGAGTGCAGGCCAGGATTTTTGAGTCTCTTCATCAAAAACCATATTTGCCCTTAAATTAGAATTGTTAAAGATTTTTGCACTATAAATTCCTGTATGGTTTTCTAAAAATTTGTTTGCTACTATTGCTTCCAGTTTAGCTTCCTCTTCTTGTTTAAAGTAGTATAGAGATGAAGATTTATTATACAATTCTTTAACATTCGTAATATCATTTTGTTTTGCTATACTATTATTTTCTGTTTGAGTAAGTTTGGTTGTTTCAACTGCCTTAGTCAGTTTAGTAATTTCAGGTTCTATAATGTCTCTAATTGACTGCTCTCCACAACTTTGCAACAGATTATTAAAGTCACCATTTTCTGGTGGTTTGACTATACAAGTTATCGCTCCCTTCATTTCTAACATTTTTGCGGATTTAATTACAGTATCATTAGTTATAGAATTTTTGCTATCATTATCTGCTGCAATGATGATTTTTTCACCAGGAAATGGTGAATAATTTCTCAAATTCGCAATTCCTGCACTAGCAATGATATTACCTTTAATGCCTGATTGCTGCAAGCTCAATGCTGTTTCAGCGCCTTCTGCTATAATTGTTATATTAGGGTCATTCGCATTTCGCTTTGCGATTGTTATGAACGATCCGCTGATTTTACCAAAAGATCTTCTGTTAATTGAAATATTCGCCTTATCTCCTGCCAAATTTAGATATACGGCCTGTACTCCGGTAATTTCTCCTTTTGCATTTCTTGCAAATGCTGTCAATGCTGGATAATTTTTTCTCGTTTGAGTATCAAATAGTATACTTGCTTTTAAGTCTGAACTTGCAGTGCTTTTGTCAAAAGTAATACCACGATTTTCAAGATACTTTTTTACTATTTCAACTTCTGCGCATTGATAGAGTCTGTCTTAGCTGTGCTAAGCTGCTCTATTAGGTTAGCAACATTTTTTGTAGCTTGCACATTGTAGTACAGCCGTACTTGCTCTGCATTCCCTATCATGCTTATGTTAGAACTTTCTATGCCTACACCATCATTATGAAGAACATATATATCTTTTTTGACAGCTGTTTGTGGGTTACAAACTGTTGTAGCATATCCATGTTTAAAGCTTATTTTATTCAAATCAAAGCTTACCTCGTTTCCTGTATCTGTCTTAGCTACAAACTTATTTTCATCAATTGATACTAGAGTTGCAAATTCACTGTTTTGTATTTGTAAATCCTTATCGTTTGTTTGAAATACAATTCGGTCTCCAGCCATGTAGTTAGCATATTTTTTTGATTCAGCTCCTGAAATTAAAATGCTGTATTCTGTACCTTTCAGAGCACCATTTTCCTTCATGTAGTTTCTGATGTGTTGATTAATATTTTCAGCTTCTTTATGGTCAGCAATTATCAAACGATCCTGCAGCTCAAATTTACTATTCTTCCAATCATTGATTAATTGGTTTATTGATTCTTTCAGAGTGTTATCAGCTCTCAAGCTATTATTATCACTAAGTAGCACTATACCATCAGCAATATCACCATTTATCAACTTTATAGCTACGTTGTGGTTCAAGCTGTTAGCCTTAGGATTTTCTATATCTGTTTTTGAATTATGAATGTTATTGAAATTATTTGAATCATTGATTTTGTCAGTCATATAAAACCTCACCTTCGCATCACTAAATTGTTTTGCGGTATAAATATTTGCTATTTTTACCGTTTGAATTATAATTTTATTGCTAGGTGATTATTGGAATAGTTTTCCTGTTAAATGTAGAGCTTGCAAAAGTTCAAACGCTTTCAGTATTCTCTTAGCGGGGCATAATGCGAATTACAAACATCACTGTGAGCTGTTTATGTATAGCTCATTTTGTAATTTGCTCTGTGAATGAATAGCTTACATTCAATTTCAAATCTTCAGCACTACCGTCTAATTCTAATTTTTGGAGCTATATCAGCTTTTACAATTTGTTCAGGCTCTGTTTTTACGTTCTGAGTATTAATTAACTTCATGATTTCAGGTATCATAAGCTCCTTAACAGCTGTGGCTCCTTTATTTTTTAGCATTTCGTTAAAATCTTCACCTTCTGAAGGAACTACGATGCTAGTGATTGCTCCTTTGCTTTTTAATGCTTTTGCAGCCTCGTTTATAGTACTTGCATACTCTTTATTCTGTTTATAATTATTTGCAGCTATAAGAATCTTTTCTCCTTGAAATGGTTGATAGTACTTCAAATTATTTACATTTGAGCTATATACCATTCTGCTATCAATGCCAGCCTTCTGAAAACTTGATATCGTTTTTCCTTCTGCTGACAGAATGGTTACATCATAATCATATTGTCTTTGTTCTTTGATTTGCATAAACAATGGAGTAGAAATATCTTTGGTGGTGCATTGCTTTATGCTATTCTCTTGCTGGACTTTTTCTACTT
This genomic interval from Orientia tsutsugamushi contains the following:
- a CDS encoding ankyrin repeat domain-containing protein, with the protein product MNNNDLFRELCNAAKNGNVESIKQLLAQDNAVNAINLKDNNDQTPLHFVTKHRFIKITAPLNCKEYWSSYDNLDKGFVDVAKLLLNAGANPNKQDDNGQTPLHLAIEWHYLPAKLVMSARDEVDIPCRSTDLINVLCESNCINFGLKNVDGRTAVDLAFLKSDKHCENDDGIAEYLQEKRLLWREGQIKVANNSLVIIAENKEQILKLKPDSAKTDADKFLEKWRELPINITEQILDTLDDDDFGAFQQLNEERKVPLGEDSIHEMI
- a CDS encoding conjugal transfer protein TraH; this translates as MQRNITILPEQSYAGKAKQQLKNLKIKFDHNTEFSDPEIAFLSSIGDIFPIYDYIILEYISGVTILDSSSELIASYTLVQHLKEVITEIRRAVTSLGAKQVSNEHLERYLKELNRVQLFANEKWTSLQTDASRIDKRARLIEQHLIAKEKS
- a CDS encoding Rpn family recombination-promoting nuclease/putative transposase — encoded protein: MTKQLKHDSLAKTIMSDPVAAQEFLEYYLPSDFKSLIDLSQIKVEQESYIEESLKKKYSDIVYRVATKKHGNAFIYILIEAQSTVDYWTALRLWRYTLLLCERHKKEKTKLPLVYNLVIYNGKEVYNAPRNLWDLFTDSMIAKQLMTSDYQLVDLQSMSNDEIVRKKHIGMLEYMLKHIHQRDMLKLWEDFLIKFKHVLILDKEKGYVYLRSFLWYTDTKLLESQQPELEQVLAKYLSEEEKSNIMRTIAAKYIDEGIEIGETKGIAKGIAKGRAEGRAEGRAEGIEIGEVKAKQELARNLLKAGFSVEFISENTGLSKEEVINLKNNIEY
- a CDS encoding conjugal transfer protein TraH, with protein sequence MSIRIRVYVIAALFSLQAPVSLAWNIENVFQGMSVNVTRSGSYQDQAAGYYAAGGLSARTSQTSFQPFAITPPSLNMSCSGIDAYLGSFSVISGEELVQLMKNIGSQAKVYAFSLGLKTFAPQIENALKDLRNLAMEMNQFAKGDCELTKALFATALPKNWAMREAVCRDIQSQSGFDYFAAGKKCRNYLDQKQALRQAQNKDSELMLDDYNIFTKAAAKVGIPSNMHDSIMSMTGTIVVTNNNVHFYDSLAQDEKSWISHLKGGESASIYSCDNVSCLHSALATKYHNITRAVLCR
- a CDS encoding conjugal transfer protein TraG N-terminal domain-containing protein, producing the protein MDYVIYTFGGGDLLWHVFNGIGRVFASNSEYFTPVGHLALTIGGIWAATRAIFRGNIGIFAMEWFFPSIFIFTLLFAPKSTVWLKDEVSMSAPVKVDNIPIGIAMFASLSSQTSYFVSKMLENHLLPAYEGLSSRKTGIMFGAKAVAKIRDVQIHDPVTLTNTKEFLRQCFMKPYIIGNILGKKAAAQQTNDIIGFIEQNIPNNFGIYYREPSNLGISFKTCRQATPLIKAAIHKELNEGLLTKFAAAIGVQSDQSSMLSQRLKVMTGDTLKYLQREQQDIHEWMKQAMLLNANRESYDDWREKFSLSRIYPNLVSMHAIRGLFQQSFSYLVAGEMAAHMMPILQSVFFALVVSMIFIVFPMGLLPGGYNILKTWILLIIWVSSWPVFFTIIHCLGMISLSSKSGAFGSDYGLNMLSQGSFAEMILYSYATFQMLASSIPMLSWSVIKACAHATANLASQFSPIQVASSLGSNIVDNNLSMDNYSIGNRTISQQNLAPSLHMAAIINDGSIKVTTTDDGRQIINKNVDLLLDNYRSSALLQSGYQNQFVRSQSNLDSLTKKESNLISTGNSITMEIADRITHDEALYIGLTESEYQALQKVGSSSIATTEYTGTSHSKSSSTSTSAGGGVW